The Salvelinus fontinalis isolate EN_2023a unplaced genomic scaffold, ASM2944872v1 scaffold_0120, whole genome shotgun sequence genome window below encodes:
- the LOC129843341 gene encoding glucagon receptor-like isoform X1, giving the protein MSQMCVLLSLLTLSGYTQVSSTKSLKLLMEQWTSYKNQCSQSIVATPPATGLVCNRTFDQYACWPDGLPGTTVNVSCPWYLPWYRKVQQGVVYRVCSGDGRWAPKNTSECEQDDPGQQHYGSILSKFRAMYTVGYSLSLGALVLALGILVSFRKLHCMRNNIHMNLFSSFILRAVSILIKDVLLDSLSVPLAPGADTHHQTVAGCRIAMVMMQYSVIANNYWLLVEGIYLHSLLVITVFTERNYFCIYLFIGWGAPLIFVLPWVIVKYLYENEECWERNINMGYWWIIRSPILLAYLMNFFIFIRIIKILMSKLKAHQMRYTDYKFRLAKSTLTLIPLLGIHAILFTLVIDESVPKGSKMRLIRLFYDLLFNSFQGLLVAILYCFVNKEVQSEMLKKWKRWKLGKDIEEEYRHTYSHTPHVKSGSIVTGNLAGVQDNGSNPKDSQLTPNPDYDPDPIPASTSITPNESSRLVGSCHNRTDKAKTPSCLQCPSTPHGGTNNCSTLMEDVCLVERAQSYTRPEEGAESNF; this is encoded by the exons GACTGGTGTGTAACAGGACGTTTGACCAGTATGCCTGCTGGCCCGATGGACTTCCTGGAACAACAGTCAATGTTTCCTGTCCATGGTACCTGCCCTGGTAccgcaaag tccaGCAGGGTGTGGTGTATAGAGTGTGCAGTGGGGACGGACGCTGGGCCCCAAAGAACACCAGTGAGTGTGAGCAGGACGACCCAGGACAG cagcaCTATGGTAGCATCCTCAGTAAGTTCCGGGCCATGTACACAGTGGGCTACTCCCTCTCCCTCGGAGCCCTGGTATTGGCTCTGGGCATCCTGGTCTCATTCAg GAAGCTCCACTGTATGAGGAACAACATCCATATGAATCTGTTTTCCTCCTTCATCCTGCGTGCTGTCTCCATCCTGATTAAAGATGTCCTGCTAGActccctgtctgtccccctggccCCCGGGGCTGACACCCACCatcag ACGGTTGCCGGGTGCCGTATCGCCATGGTGATGATGCAGTACAGCGTCATCGCCAACAACTATTGGCTGCTGGTGGAAGGCATCTACCTGCACAGCCTCCTGGTCATCACCGTGTTCACTGAGAGAAACTACTTCTGTATCTACCTGTTTATCGGCTGGG GTGCTCCTCTGATATTCGTGTTGCCGTGGGTGATAGTCAAATACCTGTACGAGAATGAAGA GTGCTGGGAGAGGAACATCAACATGGGTTACTGGTGGATTATACGTTCTCCCATCCTGTTAGCTTACCTG ATGAATTTCTTTATCTTCATCCGGATTATAAAGATCCTGATGTCGAAGCTCAAGGCCCATCAGATGAGATACACAGATTACAAATTCAG gctggcTAAATCCACTCTGACCCTCATCCCTCTGCTGGGTATTCACGCCATCCTCTTCACCTTAGTCATCGATGAGTCCGTCCCCAAAGGTTCCAAGATGCGTCTCATCCGCCTCTTCTATGACCTCCTCTTCAACTCCTTCCAG ggCCTACTGGTGGCCATCTTGTATTGTTTCGTCAACAAAGAG gtccagTCTGAGATGTTGAAAAAGTGGAAGAGATGGAAGCTGGGTAAAGACATCGAGGAAGAGTACCGTCATACATACAGCCACACGCCTCACGTCAAGAGCGGCAGCATCGTCACCGGCAACCTGGCCGGTGTCCAAGACAACGGCAGCAACCCTAAAGACTCACAGTTAACCCCCAACCCCGACTACGACCCAGATCCTATCCCTGCCTCAACCTCCATCACCCCCAATGAGAGCAGTAGACTGGTGGGGTCCTGCCACAACAGGACGGATAAAGCAAAGACTCCATCCTGCCTGCAGTGTCCCTCCACACCACACGGTGGCACTAACAACTGCAGCACTCTGATGGAGGACGTTTGTCTGGTGGAGAGGGCGCAGAGTTATACACGCCCAGAGGAGGGAGCCGAAAGCAACTTCTGA
- the LOC129843341 gene encoding glucagon receptor-like isoform X2 — translation MSQMCVLLSLLTLSGYTQVSSTKSLKLLMEQWTSYKNQCSQSIVATPPATGLVCNRTFDQYACWPDGLPGTTVNVSCPWYLPWYRKVQQGVVYRVCSGDGRWAPKNTSECEQDDPGQHYGSILSKFRAMYTVGYSLSLGALVLALGILVSFRKLHCMRNNIHMNLFSSFILRAVSILIKDVLLDSLSVPLAPGADTHHQTVAGCRIAMVMMQYSVIANNYWLLVEGIYLHSLLVITVFTERNYFCIYLFIGWGAPLIFVLPWVIVKYLYENEECWERNINMGYWWIIRSPILLAYLMNFFIFIRIIKILMSKLKAHQMRYTDYKFRLAKSTLTLIPLLGIHAILFTLVIDESVPKGSKMRLIRLFYDLLFNSFQGLLVAILYCFVNKEVQSEMLKKWKRWKLGKDIEEEYRHTYSHTPHVKSGSIVTGNLAGVQDNGSNPKDSQLTPNPDYDPDPIPASTSITPNESSRLVGSCHNRTDKAKTPSCLQCPSTPHGGTNNCSTLMEDVCLVERAQSYTRPEEGAESNF, via the exons GACTGGTGTGTAACAGGACGTTTGACCAGTATGCCTGCTGGCCCGATGGACTTCCTGGAACAACAGTCAATGTTTCCTGTCCATGGTACCTGCCCTGGTAccgcaaag tccaGCAGGGTGTGGTGTATAGAGTGTGCAGTGGGGACGGACGCTGGGCCCCAAAGAACACCAGTGAGTGTGAGCAGGACGACCCAGGACAG caCTATGGTAGCATCCTCAGTAAGTTCCGGGCCATGTACACAGTGGGCTACTCCCTCTCCCTCGGAGCCCTGGTATTGGCTCTGGGCATCCTGGTCTCATTCAg GAAGCTCCACTGTATGAGGAACAACATCCATATGAATCTGTTTTCCTCCTTCATCCTGCGTGCTGTCTCCATCCTGATTAAAGATGTCCTGCTAGActccctgtctgtccccctggccCCCGGGGCTGACACCCACCatcag ACGGTTGCCGGGTGCCGTATCGCCATGGTGATGATGCAGTACAGCGTCATCGCCAACAACTATTGGCTGCTGGTGGAAGGCATCTACCTGCACAGCCTCCTGGTCATCACCGTGTTCACTGAGAGAAACTACTTCTGTATCTACCTGTTTATCGGCTGGG GTGCTCCTCTGATATTCGTGTTGCCGTGGGTGATAGTCAAATACCTGTACGAGAATGAAGA GTGCTGGGAGAGGAACATCAACATGGGTTACTGGTGGATTATACGTTCTCCCATCCTGTTAGCTTACCTG ATGAATTTCTTTATCTTCATCCGGATTATAAAGATCCTGATGTCGAAGCTCAAGGCCCATCAGATGAGATACACAGATTACAAATTCAG gctggcTAAATCCACTCTGACCCTCATCCCTCTGCTGGGTATTCACGCCATCCTCTTCACCTTAGTCATCGATGAGTCCGTCCCCAAAGGTTCCAAGATGCGTCTCATCCGCCTCTTCTATGACCTCCTCTTCAACTCCTTCCAG ggCCTACTGGTGGCCATCTTGTATTGTTTCGTCAACAAAGAG gtccagTCTGAGATGTTGAAAAAGTGGAAGAGATGGAAGCTGGGTAAAGACATCGAGGAAGAGTACCGTCATACATACAGCCACACGCCTCACGTCAAGAGCGGCAGCATCGTCACCGGCAACCTGGCCGGTGTCCAAGACAACGGCAGCAACCCTAAAGACTCACAGTTAACCCCCAACCCCGACTACGACCCAGATCCTATCCCTGCCTCAACCTCCATCACCCCCAATGAGAGCAGTAGACTGGTGGGGTCCTGCCACAACAGGACGGATAAAGCAAAGACTCCATCCTGCCTGCAGTGTCCCTCCACACCACACGGTGGCACTAACAACTGCAGCACTCTGATGGAGGACGTTTGTCTGGTGGAGAGGGCGCAGAGTTATACACGCCCAGAGGAGGGAGCCGAAAGCAACTTCTGA